Proteins encoded together in one Salvelinus namaycush isolate Seneca chromosome 26, SaNama_1.0, whole genome shotgun sequence window:
- the LOC120020986 gene encoding phosphatidylinositol 4-phosphate 5-kinase type-1 beta-like gives MNVLTDVHQMYLSDPTAAALKGAIQQGIRYAVGNLKSKPDRDVLMQDFYMVESVFLPSERSNMTPAHHFPDFRLKTYAPLAFRYFRELFGIKADDYLYSICNEPLIELSNPGASSSWFYLTSDDEFIIKTVQHKEAEFLQKLLPGYYMNLNQNPRTLLPKFYGLYCIQSAGVNIRLVVMNNVLPRALQMHYKYDLKGSTYKRHASCRERAFKDLDFQEMLEGLHFDGDTYSALMKTLQRDCRVLESFKIMDYSLLLGVHVQDKKCLDRGARVDSKRLNGQRVLYSTALESIEGDGKVAELVADDDTMGGIPAKHKDETLLIFLGIIDILQSYRFIKKVEHSWKALVHDGDIVSVHRPGFYADRFLKFMGGTVFKKIHSLRGASSKRKRSAIHAMRSASQEVLSQQKEEKKDERKAQSMESLG, from the exons ATGAACGTGCTGACTGACGTGCATCAGATGTACCTTTCAGAT CCAACTGCTGCTGCACTGAAAGGAGCCATCCAGCAGGGCATTCGGTATGCTGTGGGGAACCTGAAATCCAAGCCTGACAGAGATGTGCTCATGCAGGATTTCTACATGGTGGAGAGTGTCTTTCTACCCag TGAGAGGAGCAACATGACCCCAGCGCACCACTTCCCAGACTTCCGCCTCAAAACCTACGCCCCTCTCGCCTTCCGCTACTTTAgggagctctttggcatcaaaGCAGATGACTACCTG TACTCCATCTGTAATGAGCCTCTGATCGAGCTGTCCAACCCCGGGGCCAGCAGTTCCTGGTTCTACTTGACCAGCGACGATGAGTTCATCATTAAGACAGTGCAGCATAAAGAGGCTGAGTTCCTGCAGAAACTCCTTCCTGGTTACTACATG AATCTGAATCAGAACCCGAGGACACTGCTACCTAAGTTCTACGGCCTGTACTGCATCCAGAGTGCCGGGGTCAACATCCGCCTGGTGGTGATGAACAACGTGTTGCCCAGGGCCCTCCAGATGCACTACAAATACGACCTGAAGGGCTCCACCTACAAACGCCACGCCTCGTGCAGGGAACGCGCCTTCAAAGACCTGGACTTCCAGGAGATGCTTGAGGGCCTGCACTTTGATGGCGACACGTACAGTGCCTTAATGAAGACACTGCAGAGGGACTGCAGG GTCCTGGAGAGCTTTAAGATCATGGACTACAGTCTCCTGCTGGGGGTGCATGTGCAGGACAAGAAGTGTCTGGACAGGGGGGCCAGGGTGGACAGTAAGCGCCTCAACGGCCAGAGGGTCCTCTACTCCACCGCCCTGGAGTCCATCGAAGGGGACGGCAAGGTTGCAGAGTTAGTGGCCGACGATGACAC AATGGGTGGAATTCCAGCTAAACACAAAGATGAGACGCTGCTGATCTTCTTAGGGATCATTGACATCCTCCAGTCCTACCG GTTCATCAAGAAGGTGGAGCACTCCTGGAAAGCCCTCGTACACGATGGG GATATAGTGTCAGTTCACAGGCCCGGTTTCTATGCAGACAGATTTTTGAAGTTCATGGGCGGCACTGTATTCAAAAAGATCCATT ctctaAGAGGAGCATCCTCCAAGAGGAAGAGGAGCGCCATCCATGCGATGAGGTCAGCCTCCCAGGAGGTACTGTCCCAAcaaaaggaggagaagaaggacgaGAGAAAGGCCCAAAGCATGGAGAGCCTGGGCTGA